The following proteins are encoded in a genomic region of Streptococcus sp. 29892:
- a CDS encoding amino acid ABC transporter ATP-binding protein, translating into MAQLKINVHDLHKYYGKNEVLKGITAKFYEGDVVCIIGPSGSGKSTFLRTMNLLETITSGQVTVDGYDLTDPKTDVDAFRANVGMVFQHFNLFPHMTVLDNITFAPIEHKLMDRAEAEKVGMELLEKVGLADKRDAMPDSLSGGQKQRVAIARALAMNPDIMLFDEPTSALDPEMVGDVLNVMKDLAEQGMTMLIVTHEMGFARKVANRVIFTDGGEFLEDGTPEQIFDNPQHPRLKDFLDKVLNV; encoded by the coding sequence ATGGCTCAATTGAAAATTAACGTCCATGACTTGCACAAGTATTATGGAAAAAACGAAGTATTGAAAGGTATTACTGCTAAGTTCTATGAAGGCGATGTTGTGTGTATCATCGGTCCTTCTGGTTCAGGTAAATCAACCTTCCTTCGTACCATGAACTTGCTTGAAACCATCACAAGTGGTCAAGTGACAGTAGATGGATATGATTTGACAGATCCTAAGACAGATGTTGATGCCTTCCGTGCCAATGTTGGCATGGTATTCCAGCACTTCAACCTCTTCCCACACATGACTGTCCTTGATAATATCACTTTTGCTCCTATCGAACACAAGTTGATGGATAGGGCAGAAGCTGAAAAAGTTGGTATGGAATTATTGGAAAAAGTTGGTTTGGCAGACAAGCGTGACGCCATGCCTGATAGCCTATCTGGTGGGCAAAAACAACGTGTTGCTATCGCTCGTGCCTTGGCTATGAACCCAGACATCATGCTCTTTGATGAACCTACTTCTGCCCTTGACCCTGAGATGGTTGGTGATGTACTCAATGTTATGAAGGACTTGGCAGAACAAGGTATGACCATGTTGATTGTAACCCACGAAATGGGCTTCGCCCGCAAGGTTGCTAACCGCGTTATCTTTACAGATGGCGGTGAGTTCCTTGAAGATGGTACTCCAGAACAAATCTTTGATAACCCACAACACCCACGTTTGAAAGACTTTCTAGATAAGGTCTTGAATGTGTAA
- a CDS encoding ABC transporter substrate-binding protein/permease, translating to MKKKLFMLLASILPVFFIFTSVKADDTIDIVFDNAYAPFEFKDSDQVYKGLDVDIINEVIKRSGWKVNQSFPGFDAAVNAVQAGSADALMAGTTITEARKKVFTFSDPYFDTKIVIATTKSNTISKYEDLKGKTVGVKNGTAAQAFLEENKEKYGYTLKTFDTGDLMYNSLSAGAVDAVMDDEAVIQYAIQQGQDLSIDIAGEAIGSFGFSVKKGSQYEYLVEDFNKALAAMKEDGTYETIMNKWLGTTTASAETTDYSSRLSLTGSATAKATPVKASYTIVSDSSFAPFEYQDETGKYVGIDMELIKAIAENQGFTITIQNPGFDAALNAVQAGQADAVIAGMSITDARKEIFDFSDAYYSSNILLAVKNGSDITSYEGLKGKTVGAKNGTASYTFLESNKDKYGYTLKPFDEASGMYDSLNSGSIDALMDDEAVLLYAIQQGRDFATPIPGEKSGEYGFAVKKGTNPELIEMFNNGMAALVQSGKYDEILNKYFNSTEKTSSTTSTVDETTIAGLLKNNYGQLLSGLGITIGLALLSFAIAIVIGIIFGMFAVSPIKALRVTASVFVDVVRGIPLMIVAAFIFWGIPNLIESITGQQSPINDFVAGTIALSLNSGAYIAEIVRGGIQAVPAGQMEASRSLGISYGTTMRKIILPQAGKIMLPNFINQFVITLKDTTIISAIGLVELFQAGKIIIARNYQSFRMYAILAIIYLVVITLLTRLARNLEKGGK from the coding sequence ATGAAGAAAAAACTATTCATGTTATTGGCAAGCATACTGCCAGTATTCTTTATTTTTACCAGTGTTAAGGCTGACGATACCATTGATATTGTCTTCGATAATGCCTACGCACCATTCGAGTTTAAAGACTCAGACCAAGTTTACAAAGGATTAGATGTTGATATCATCAACGAAGTTATCAAGCGCTCTGGCTGGAAAGTTAACCAATCTTTCCCAGGCTTCGATGCTGCCGTTAACGCTGTTCAAGCCGGTTCTGCCGATGCCCTTATGGCAGGTACAACCATTACAGAGGCTCGCAAGAAAGTCTTTACTTTCTCAGATCCCTACTTCGATACAAAAATCGTTATTGCTACAACCAAGTCAAACACGATTTCTAAATACGAAGACCTCAAAGGTAAAACTGTCGGTGTAAAAAACGGTACCGCTGCCCAAGCCTTTCTGGAGGAAAACAAGGAAAAGTACGGCTATACTCTTAAAACCTTTGATACAGGCGATTTGATGTACAACAGCCTTTCAGCTGGTGCTGTTGATGCAGTTATGGACGATGAAGCAGTTATCCAATATGCTATCCAACAAGGTCAAGACCTCAGCATCGACATCGCTGGTGAAGCCATTGGTTCCTTTGGTTTCTCTGTTAAAAAAGGCAGCCAATATGAGTACCTTGTAGAAGATTTTAACAAGGCACTTGCAGCCATGAAAGAAGATGGCACATATGAAACAATCATGAACAAGTGGTTGGGAACAACAACTGCTTCTGCTGAAACAACTGACTACTCTTCACGCCTTAGCTTGACTGGTAGTGCTACTGCAAAAGCAACGCCTGTAAAAGCAAGTTACACAATCGTTTCCGACTCATCATTTGCTCCATTTGAATACCAGGACGAAACTGGTAAATATGTCGGCATTGACATGGAATTGATTAAGGCAATTGCAGAAAACCAAGGCTTTACTATTACCATCCAAAACCCTGGCTTTGATGCAGCCTTGAACGCTGTACAAGCTGGACAAGCTGATGCAGTTATCGCTGGTATGTCTATCACAGACGCTCGTAAAGAGATTTTTGATTTCTCAGATGCCTATTATTCATCAAATATTCTTCTTGCTGTTAAAAATGGTAGCGATATTACTTCCTACGAAGGCTTGAAAGGCAAAACTGTCGGTGCTAAAAACGGTACGGCTTCTTATACTTTCTTAGAAAGTAACAAAGACAAGTACGGGTATACTCTTAAACCTTTCGATGAAGCTTCTGGCATGTATGACAGCTTGAATTCAGGTTCTATTGATGCCCTCATGGATGACGAAGCTGTGCTTCTCTACGCCATCCAACAAGGTCGCGACTTTGCAACTCCAATCCCTGGCGAAAAATCTGGTGAGTACGGTTTCGCTGTTAAAAAAGGTACAAACCCAGAGTTGATTGAAATGTTCAACAACGGTATGGCTGCTCTTGTCCAATCTGGTAAGTACGATGAAATTTTGAACAAGTACTTCAATTCTACTGAGAAAACAAGCTCTACTACATCTACTGTTGATGAAACAACCATTGCGGGTCTTTTGAAAAACAACTACGGTCAGTTACTCTCTGGTCTTGGTATCACAATCGGTCTTGCACTTCTTTCATTTGCAATCGCTATTGTTATTGGTATTATCTTCGGTATGTTCGCGGTTAGTCCAATCAAAGCCCTCCGTGTAACTGCATCTGTGTTTGTTGATGTGGTTCGTGGAATTCCTTTGATGATTGTAGCTGCCTTCATCTTCTGGGGTATTCCTAACTTAATCGAATCTATCACAGGTCAGCAATCTCCAATCAACGACTTCGTTGCTGGTACCATTGCCCTGTCCCTCAACTCTGGTGCTTATATCGCTGAGATTGTTCGCGGTGGTATTCAAGCCGTTCCTGCTGGTCAAATGGAAGCCTCACGCAGTTTGGGTATTTCCTACGGAACAACCATGCGTAAGATTATCTTGCCACAGGCTGGTAAAATCATGTTGCCAAACTTCATTAACCAATTCGTTATCACTTTGAAAGATACAACTATCATCTCTGCGATTGGTTTGGTGGAGCTCTTCCAAGCAGGTAAAATCATTATCGCTCGTAACTATCAGTCCTTCCGTATGTACGCAATCCTTGCCATTATCTACTTGGTAGTTATCACTCTCTTGACGCGCTTGGCTCGTAATCTTGAAAAAGGAGGCAAATAA
- the uvrC gene encoding excinuclease ABC subunit UvrC has translation MNDLIKHKLELLPDSPGCYLHKNKHGKIIYVGKAKNLRNRVRSYFRGAHDTKTEALVAEIADFEFIVTDSNIEALLLEINLIQENKPRYNIMLKDDKSYPFIKITKERHPRLIITRQIKKDGGQYFGPYPDVSAANQTLKLLERLYPFRKCKLPENKYCLYYHLGQCLAHGENLPSLSDYDKMAKEVAQFLTGHDDKIVKEVQDKMKVAAGNLEFEKAAEYRDVLQSISTLRTKQRVMAHDLQNRDVFGYYVDKGWMCVQVFFVRQGKLIERNVNLFPYYNDADEDFLTYIGQFYRDQQHLIPSEVLIPQDIDQEAVEALVATKVLKPQRGEKKQLIALATKNARVSLEQKFNLLEKNLKKTYGAVENIGQLLGIPTPVRIEAFDNSNIMGTSPVSAMVVFENGVPNKKEYRKYKIKTVEGPDDYASMREVLQRRYSRVLRDDLTPPDLIIIDGGQGQVNVAKQVIEQELGMSIPIAGLQKNDKHQTHELLFGNPLEVVELPRNSQEFFLLHRIQDEVHRFAIEFHRQVRSKNSFSSKLDGIEGLGPKRKQTLMKYFKSIGNIQSASLQEIAEAGLPYKVAEKVKESLSDRGEN, from the coding sequence ATGAACGATTTAATCAAGCACAAGTTGGAGTTGCTGCCGGATAGTCCGGGTTGTTACCTCCACAAAAACAAGCACGGTAAGATTATCTATGTGGGCAAGGCCAAAAACCTGCGAAATCGGGTGCGGTCTTATTTTCGTGGTGCCCATGATACCAAGACAGAAGCCTTAGTAGCTGAAATTGCCGATTTTGAATTTATCGTGACAGACTCCAATATTGAGGCACTTCTGTTGGAAATCAATCTCATTCAGGAAAACAAGCCACGCTACAATATCATGCTCAAGGACGACAAGTCCTATCCTTTCATCAAGATCACTAAGGAACGCCATCCGCGGCTAATCATTACACGGCAGATAAAAAAGGATGGTGGTCAGTATTTTGGTCCTTATCCTGACGTTAGTGCGGCCAATCAAACCCTTAAACTATTGGAGCGCCTCTATCCTTTCCGCAAGTGTAAATTGCCTGAGAACAAGTATTGTCTTTATTATCATTTGGGGCAATGTTTGGCACACGGGGAAAACCTGCCCAGCCTGTCTGACTATGACAAGATGGCTAAGGAAGTGGCCCAGTTCTTGACAGGTCATGATGATAAGATTGTCAAGGAAGTCCAGGACAAGATGAAAGTTGCTGCTGGCAATCTGGAATTTGAAAAGGCTGCGGAATACCGAGATGTCCTCCAATCCATTTCAACCCTGCGGACCAAGCAGCGTGTGATGGCCCATGACTTGCAGAATCGAGATGTCTTTGGCTACTATGTAGATAAGGGCTGGATGTGTGTACAGGTTTTCTTTGTTCGTCAGGGAAAACTAATTGAGCGGAATGTCAATCTCTTTCCCTACTATAATGATGCGGACGAAGACTTTTTGACCTACATCGGTCAGTTTTACAGGGACCAGCAGCATTTAATTCCATCTGAAGTGTTGATACCGCAGGATATTGACCAAGAAGCCGTAGAAGCTCTGGTGGCGACCAAGGTGCTTAAACCCCAGCGTGGTGAGAAGAAGCAACTCATAGCTCTGGCCACCAAGAATGCCCGTGTCAGTCTGGAGCAGAAGTTTAATCTCCTGGAGAAAAATCTGAAGAAGACCTATGGTGCAGTCGAGAATATCGGTCAGCTTTTGGGAATTCCGACGCCTGTGCGGATTGAGGCCTTTGACAACTCCAACATCATGGGGACCAGTCCTGTGTCGGCCATGGTGGTTTTTGAAAATGGGGTGCCCAATAAAAAAGAATACCGCAAGTACAAGATTAAGACGGTTGAGGGGCCGGATGATTACGCCTCTATGCGTGAAGTGCTGCAACGCCGTTATAGTCGGGTCTTGCGGGACGATTTGACACCGCCTGATTTGATTATCATTGACGGTGGTCAAGGTCAGGTAAATGTCGCCAAGCAGGTCATCGAGCAGGAGCTAGGCATGTCCATTCCTATTGCAGGTTTGCAGAAGAATGACAAGCACCAGACCCACGAATTGCTTTTTGGCAATCCCTTAGAGGTGGTTGAACTACCCCGTAATTCTCAGGAATTTTTCCTTCTTCATCGAATTCAAGATGAAGTGCACCGCTTTGCCATTGAGTTTCATCGTCAGGTTCGGTCAAAAAATTCCTTTTCAT